From Methylocystis sp. ATCC 49242, one genomic window encodes:
- a CDS encoding D-alanyl-D-alanine carboxypeptidase family protein — MTKMKRLRRFGALAIFLAAVVTAGRAGATPSLVIDVASGQVLEQDQATASWYPASLTKLMTAYVALDAVRAGRISMDTPLMMSPRACRMAPSKMGFRAGSEVTLHNALIMLMVKSANDIAVAIAEGVSGSVEAFADEMNRASANLGMTQSQWVNPNGLPDSRQVTSARDLAILGRALYLQFPEYAYLFNIGAMQIGGRVHPTHNGLLGRYPGADGMKTGFTCPAGFNLVASATHGGQRLIAVVLGAPSAAARTAKAAALLDRAFQTGSPIGTLASLPSVGPTAAPDMRDKVCRNRGAATAEFMAEVEDMSIPVGSAPTGIPLLDSMGAGTQRISVREIAHLPRPQFTPVQVYAGRAPGYAGPVARARAPGAPIGEQPDLAAYANDSQTPANGEASPISRAAPDATSMRRGKHGKRQSARAVDAPAERIIQDPANDNAAAEGVAEKSKAKGSTKASTAKTPARSSTKTAAKPAAGKPAADKNAAGNPAAPKDNAAKPKTAGKADAKPAAAKPSAAKTAATKPKPAAQEKTQ; from the coding sequence ACGGCCGGACGCGCCGGCGCCACCCCGTCGCTGGTCATCGACGTCGCCTCCGGACAGGTCCTGGAGCAGGATCAGGCCACCGCCTCGTGGTATCCGGCTTCGCTCACCAAGCTGATGACGGCCTATGTCGCGCTCGACGCCGTGCGCGCGGGCCGCATCTCGATGGACACGCCATTAATGATGTCGCCGCGCGCCTGCCGCATGGCGCCGTCGAAGATGGGCTTCCGGGCGGGTTCGGAAGTCACCCTGCACAATGCGCTCATCATGCTGATGGTGAAGTCGGCCAACGACATCGCCGTCGCCATCGCCGAAGGCGTGTCCGGATCGGTCGAGGCCTTCGCGGACGAGATGAACCGCGCTTCCGCCAATCTGGGCATGACCCAGTCGCAATGGGTCAACCCCAACGGACTTCCCGACTCGCGGCAGGTCACCTCCGCCCGCGACCTCGCGATCCTGGGCCGCGCGCTTTACCTGCAATTTCCCGAATACGCCTATCTTTTCAACATCGGGGCCATGCAGATCGGCGGCAGAGTCCATCCGACCCACAACGGCCTGCTCGGCCGCTATCCCGGCGCCGACGGCATGAAGACGGGTTTCACCTGCCCCGCCGGATTCAATCTCGTGGCTTCCGCCACCCATGGCGGCCAGCGCCTCATCGCCGTCGTGCTGGGCGCCCCTTCCGCCGCCGCGCGCACCGCGAAAGCCGCGGCGCTGCTCGACCGCGCCTTCCAGACCGGTTCGCCCATCGGCACGCTCGCCTCCCTTCCGAGCGTCGGCCCGACGGCCGCGCCCGACATGCGCGACAAGGTCTGCCGCAATCGCGGCGCGGCCACCGCCGAATTCATGGCGGAGGTCGAGGACATGTCGATTCCCGTCGGCTCCGCGCCGACAGGCATTCCGCTTCTCGACTCCATGGGCGCCGGCACGCAGCGCATCAGTGTGAGGGAAATCGCCCACTTGCCTCGCCCGCAGTTCACGCCGGTGCAGGTTTACGCCGGTCGGGCTCCGGGTTACGCCGGCCCGGTGGCGCGCGCCCGCGCGCCGGGGGCGCCGATCGGCGAGCAGCCCGATCTCGCCGCCTATGCGAACGACAGCCAGACGCCGGCCAATGGCGAGGCCTCGCCGATCAGCCGCGCCGCGCCTGACGCTACGTCGATGCGGCGTGGCAAGCATGGCAAGCGCCAGTCCGCGCGCGCCGTCGACGCGCCGGCCGAGAGGATCATCCAGGATCCCGCGAACGACAATGCGGCCGCTGAGGGCGTAGCCGAAAAGAGCAAGGCCAAGGGGTCGACCAAGGCCTCGACCGCGAAGACTCCAGCCAGGTCGAGCACGAAGACGGCCGCAAAGCCGGCTGCAGGCAAGCCTGCGGCGGACAAGAACGCCGCCGGTAATCCGGCCGCCCCGAAGGACAACGCCGCCAAACCGAAGACCGCCGGGAAGGCTGACGCGAAGCCCGCGGCCGCTAAGCCTTCGGCCGCAAAGACGGCCGCCACCAAGCCGAAACCGGCCGCGCAGGAAAAGACGCAGTGA